The following proteins are co-located in the Shouchella hunanensis genome:
- a CDS encoding SDR family NAD(P)-dependent oxidoreductase has translation MKLDILNKTALVTGSTKGIGKAIAKELAREGVNVLINGRSHEEVERTVQEFKLEFPLTSPKNATADLVNVQEREQLIKKYPKVDILVNNMGIYEIMQYEDVTDDVWRAYFETNVLAANGLCKHYLPKMLESEGGRIIFIASEEAVMPSGQMPQYCMTKSMLLSLAKSLSLLTKGTEVTVNTIMPGPTLSENVQSIIESIYNDESMVFSEKEKKFMAQNLPQSEIQRFIRPSEIGRLASFLCSPHASAFRGSPIRMDGGMVPTIF, from the coding sequence TTGAAACTAGATATATTAAATAAAACGGCTTTGGTTACAGGCTCAACAAAAGGAATTGGTAAAGCAATTGCGAAAGAACTGGCTAGAGAAGGAGTTAATGTTCTCATAAATGGGCGTTCCCATGAGGAAGTAGAACGAACAGTACAGGAGTTTAAATTAGAATTTCCTTTAACGTCGCCCAAAAATGCTACAGCGGATCTTGTTAACGTACAAGAAAGAGAACAACTAATTAAAAAATATCCCAAAGTAGATATTTTAGTTAACAATATGGGGATTTATGAGATTATGCAATATGAAGATGTTACAGATGATGTGTGGAGAGCATACTTTGAAACGAATGTATTAGCTGCAAATGGATTGTGTAAACACTATCTTCCTAAGATGCTAGAAAGTGAAGGTGGTCGCATTATTTTTATAGCAAGTGAAGAAGCAGTAATGCCTTCTGGACAAATGCCACAGTATTGTATGACGAAGTCGATGCTGTTATCACTGGCGAAAAGTTTATCTCTACTTACCAAAGGAACTGAAGTGACCGTAAATACAATTATGCCTGGACCTACACTATCGGAAAATGTTCAATCAATAATAGAAAGTATTTACAACGATGAGAGCATGGTATTTTCAGAAAAAGAGAAAAAATTCATGGCTCAGAATTTGCCACAATCTGAAATACAGAGGTTCATCAGGCCATCTGAAATAGGCAGACTTGCTTCGTTTTTATGTAGTCCACATGCGTCTGCTTTTAGAGGGTCACCTATTCGTATGGATGGAGGAATGGTCCCAACCATCTTTTAA